In Triplophysa rosa linkage group LG7, Trosa_1v2, whole genome shotgun sequence, the following proteins share a genomic window:
- the stx16 gene encoding syntaxin-16 isoform X2: MATRRLTDAFLLLRNNAIQNRQILAEQLADDRMALVSGISLDPEAAIGVTKRLSPKWVEGVDEIQYEITRIRHKMKDLASLHDKHMNRPTLDDSSEEEHAIEITTQEITQMFHRCQRAVTGLQTKSHHCTEQERRLLTNVVSSLAQSLQDLSTNFRHTQSSYLKRMKNREERSKHFFDSGPLVEEDEDIALYDRGFTDDQLVLAQQNTVMVEEREREIQQIVQSISDLNEIFRDLAGMVVEQGTVLDRIDFNVEQACVKTDEGLQQLQKAEQYQKKNRKMLVILILFVIIVVLILVLFGTKFS, translated from the exons ATGGCAACTCGGCGACTGACCGATGCCTTCTTATTATTGCGGAACAATGCGATCCAAAACCGGCAGATTTTGGCTGAGCAA CTGGCTGATGACCGTATGGCCCTGGTGTCTGGCATTAGTTTGGACCCAGAAGCTGCTATTGGTGTCACAAAAAGACTTTCTCCGAAGTGGGTGGAGGGAGTGGATGAG ATTCAGTATGAAATCACACGTATCCGTCACAAGATGAAGGACCTTGCCAGTCTGCACGACAAACACATGAACCGCCCCACGCTGGACGACAGCAGCGAGGAAGAACATGCTATAGAGATCACCACACAGGAAATTACACAG atgttTCACAGGTGCCAGCGAGCTGTTACAGGACTGCAGACTAAGAGCCATCACTGTACAGAGCAAGAAAGGAGATTGTTGACCAATGTGGTCTCCTCATTGGCTCAAAGCCTTCAAGATCTTTCAACTAACTTCAGACACACACAGTCAAGCTACTTGAAAC GTATGAAAAACCGTGAGGAAAGATCCAAGCACTTTTTTGACTCTGGTCCTCTTGTGGAGGAAGATGAAGATATTGCACTATATGACAGA GGTTTTACAGACGATCAGCTGGTGCTGGCTCAGCAGAACACTGTGATGGtagaagagcgagagagagagattcaacAGATTGTTCAGTCCATCTCAGATCTTAATGAGATATTTAGAGATCTTGCTGGAATGGTTGTTGAACAG GGCACGGTCCTTGACAGAATTGACTTTAATGTGGAGCAGGCTTGTGTTAAAACAGATGAGGGGCTTCAGCAGTTACAAAAG GCTGAACAGTACCAGAAGAAAAACCGCAAGATGCTGGTCATTTTAATTCTCTTCGTCATAATTGTTGTTCTAATACTTGTTCTGTTCGGGACAAAGTTTAGCTGA
- the stx16 gene encoding syntaxin-16 isoform X1, protein MATRRLTDAFLLLRNNAIQNRQILAEQVSTYDPRRALNTRSNAALADDRMALVSGISLDPEAAIGVTKRLSPKWVEGVDEIQYEITRIRHKMKDLASLHDKHMNRPTLDDSSEEEHAIEITTQEITQMFHRCQRAVTGLQTKSHHCTEQERRLLTNVVSSLAQSLQDLSTNFRHTQSSYLKRMKNREERSKHFFDSGPLVEEDEDIALYDRGFTDDQLVLAQQNTVMVEEREREIQQIVQSISDLNEIFRDLAGMVVEQGTVLDRIDFNVEQACVKTDEGLQQLQKAEQYQKKNRKMLVILILFVIIVVLILVLFGTKFS, encoded by the exons ATGGCAACTCGGCGACTGACCGATGCCTTCTTATTATTGCGGAACAATGCGATCCAAAACCGGCAGATTTTGGCTGAGCAAGTGAGTACATACGACCCCCGTCGTGCTCTGAATACACGTAGCAATGCTGCG CTGGCTGATGACCGTATGGCCCTGGTGTCTGGCATTAGTTTGGACCCAGAAGCTGCTATTGGTGTCACAAAAAGACTTTCTCCGAAGTGGGTGGAGGGAGTGGATGAG ATTCAGTATGAAATCACACGTATCCGTCACAAGATGAAGGACCTTGCCAGTCTGCACGACAAACACATGAACCGCCCCACGCTGGACGACAGCAGCGAGGAAGAACATGCTATAGAGATCACCACACAGGAAATTACACAG atgttTCACAGGTGCCAGCGAGCTGTTACAGGACTGCAGACTAAGAGCCATCACTGTACAGAGCAAGAAAGGAGATTGTTGACCAATGTGGTCTCCTCATTGGCTCAAAGCCTTCAAGATCTTTCAACTAACTTCAGACACACACAGTCAAGCTACTTGAAAC GTATGAAAAACCGTGAGGAAAGATCCAAGCACTTTTTTGACTCTGGTCCTCTTGTGGAGGAAGATGAAGATATTGCACTATATGACAGA GGTTTTACAGACGATCAGCTGGTGCTGGCTCAGCAGAACACTGTGATGGtagaagagcgagagagagagattcaacAGATTGTTCAGTCCATCTCAGATCTTAATGAGATATTTAGAGATCTTGCTGGAATGGTTGTTGAACAG GGCACGGTCCTTGACAGAATTGACTTTAATGTGGAGCAGGCTTGTGTTAAAACAGATGAGGGGCTTCAGCAGTTACAAAAG GCTGAACAGTACCAGAAGAAAAACCGCAAGATGCTGGTCATTTTAATTCTCTTCGTCATAATTGTTGTTCTAATACTTGTTCTGTTCGGGACAAAGTTTAGCTGA
- the stx16 gene encoding syntaxin-16 isoform X3 encodes MALVSGISLDPEAAIGVTKRLSPKWVEGVDEIQYEITRIRHKMKDLASLHDKHMNRPTLDDSSEEEHAIEITTQEITQMFHRCQRAVTGLQTKSHHCTEQERRLLTNVVSSLAQSLQDLSTNFRHTQSSYLKRMKNREERSKHFFDSGPLVEEDEDIALYDRGFTDDQLVLAQQNTVMVEEREREIQQIVQSISDLNEIFRDLAGMVVEQGTVLDRIDFNVEQACVKTDEGLQQLQKAEQYQKKNRKMLVILILFVIIVVLILVLFGTKFS; translated from the exons ATGGCCCTGGTGTCTGGCATTAGTTTGGACCCAGAAGCTGCTATTGGTGTCACAAAAAGACTTTCTCCGAAGTGGGTGGAGGGAGTGGATGAG ATTCAGTATGAAATCACACGTATCCGTCACAAGATGAAGGACCTTGCCAGTCTGCACGACAAACACATGAACCGCCCCACGCTGGACGACAGCAGCGAGGAAGAACATGCTATAGAGATCACCACACAGGAAATTACACAG atgttTCACAGGTGCCAGCGAGCTGTTACAGGACTGCAGACTAAGAGCCATCACTGTACAGAGCAAGAAAGGAGATTGTTGACCAATGTGGTCTCCTCATTGGCTCAAAGCCTTCAAGATCTTTCAACTAACTTCAGACACACACAGTCAAGCTACTTGAAAC GTATGAAAAACCGTGAGGAAAGATCCAAGCACTTTTTTGACTCTGGTCCTCTTGTGGAGGAAGATGAAGATATTGCACTATATGACAGA GGTTTTACAGACGATCAGCTGGTGCTGGCTCAGCAGAACACTGTGATGGtagaagagcgagagagagagattcaacAGATTGTTCAGTCCATCTCAGATCTTAATGAGATATTTAGAGATCTTGCTGGAATGGTTGTTGAACAG GGCACGGTCCTTGACAGAATTGACTTTAATGTGGAGCAGGCTTGTGTTAAAACAGATGAGGGGCTTCAGCAGTTACAAAAG GCTGAACAGTACCAGAAGAAAAACCGCAAGATGCTGGTCATTTTAATTCTCTTCGTCATAATTGTTGTTCTAATACTTGTTCTGTTCGGGACAAAGTTTAGCTGA
- the npepl1 gene encoding probable aminopeptidase NPEPL1, with protein MANVQLEYRASAGDSEPQNRPVLIVGQLGNLQQLKWAQVKGKLQPVVSKETWQAALGSLSPNPTDSCPLYLSSAAVAALPSRVSRHNSQAAAHFLTRLVRTCLPAGNKRCIVMVCERSDVFASACAIARAFPLFTRRSASSHRKEKKHVSIEFITVGQDNGPLEVSTLECLTNAADGVRLAARIVDTPCSEMNTDDFLEEIKMVGNELGITPTIIRGEELKQKGFGGIYGVGKAAIHPPALAVLSHTPTGATQTIAWVGKGIVYDTGGLSIKGKTTMPGMKRDCGGAAAILGGFKATVKQGFKDNLHAVFCLAENAVGPLATRPDDIHTLYSGKTVEINNTDAEGRLVLSDGVVFASKDLSADIILDMATLTGAQGISTGKYHAAVMTNNEQWEAACVRAGRSSGDLAHPLVYCPELHFSEFTSAVADMKNSVADRENAQSSCAGLFIGSHLGFDWPGIWVHVDIASPVHAGERATGFGVALLMSLFGQASEDSLLNSVSPLGVAMAKPAIEEQPERVCKRRRLV; from the exons ATGGCGAACGTGCAGCTCGAGTACAGGGCATCTGCCGGGGACTCAGAGCCGCAGAATCGCCCGGTTCTTATCGTGGGCCAGCTCGGCAACCTGCAACAGCTCAAGTGGGCCCAGGTGAAAGGAAAGCTGCAGCCGGTGGTCAGCAAAGAG ACATGGCAAGCAGCTTTAGGTTCTCTCAGCCCGAATCCTACAGATAGCTGCCCGTTGTATTTGAGTTCCGCAGCTGTTGCAGCTCTACCTTCACGTGTCAGCCGTCACAACAGCCAGGCGGCTGCCCACTTCCTCACCCGCCTAGTCCGAACATGCCTTCCCGCTGGAAACAAACGTTGCATTGTG ATGGTGTGCGAGCGCTCCGATGTGTTTGCGTCAGCGTGTGCCATCGCTCGAGCCTTTCCGCTATTCACCCGTCGCTCGGCCTCATCTCACCGTAAGGAGAAAAAACACGTCTCTATTGAGTTTATCACCGTGGGCCAAGACAACGGCCCTCTGGAGGTCTCCACGCTCGAG TGTCTTACTAATGCAGCGGACGGGGTCCGTCTGGCCGCTCGAATTGTGGACACACCGTGCAGCGAGATGAATACGGATGACTTCCTAGAG GAAATCAAAATGGTGGGGAATGAATTAGGCATCACTCCAACTATAATCCGAGGAGAGGAACTGAAACAAAAAGGGTTCGGAG GTATCTATGGAGTTGGGAAAGCTGCCATTCACCCACCTGCCTTGGCTGTGCTTAGCCACACCCCTACAGGTGCCACACAAACTATTGCCTGGGTGGGGAAGGGCATCGTCTATGACACCGGTGGTCTCAGCATCAAGGGAAAA ACCACTATGCCAGGAATGAAGAGAGACTGTGGAGGAGCCGCTGCCATTCTAGGAGGGTTTAAAGCTACTGTTAAACAG GGCTTTAAGGACAACCTTCATGCCGTCTTCTGCCTGGCAGAGAATGCAGTGGGGCCCTTGGCCACACGGCCAGATGATATACACACTCTGTACTCTGGAAA GACGGTGGAGATAAACAACACAGATGCAGAAGGGAGGCTGGTGCTCTCTGATGGCGTCGTGTTTGCAAGCAAAGATCTCTCTGCAGATATCATACTGGACATGGCCACGCTGACCGGAGCTCAG GGTATCTCCACAGGGAAGTACCACGCAGCCGTGATGACCAACAATGAGCAGTGGGAGGCAGCGTGTGTGAGGGCTGGACGCAGCAGTGGAGACCTGGCACATCCTCTGGTCTACTGCCCTGAACTTCACTTCAGTGAATTCACCTCCGCTGTGGCCGACATGAAGAACTCTGTGGCG GACCGTGAAAacgctcagagctcctgcgctGGCCTTTTCATTGGCTCTCATCTTGGTTTTGATTGGCCGGGCATTTGGGTACATGTGGATATAGCTTCCCCTGTCCATGCT ggGGAGAGAGCCACTGGGTTCGGAGTGGCTCTTCTCATGTCTCTGTTTGGCCAGGCGTCTGAGGATTCCTTACTTAACTCTGTGTCCCCATTGGGTGTCGCTATGGCCAAACCTGCCATAGAGGAGCAGCCGGAGAGAGTCTGCAAGAGGAGGAGACTCGTCTAA